GCGAGATCGGCGCCGGTGCGGGTGTTCAGCTCGATGCCCACCTAGCGAACGTCCCAGGCGACGATGTTGCGCACCTCTGCGCCAAAAGTCACCGCAACCGTGCGCACAGGCTTTGGGGAGCCGTCGGAGAGCAGCTGCCCTTCCCACGAGGTGGCGTATCGCTTGCGGGCAATCTGACGCAAGGCCTTTTCCGTATCGGTGTCGCGCTTGAACTCGAAGATCCACGTCGCATCGGGCATATCCAGAACCAGATCGCATCGTCCCAGCGCGTTGGGAACCTCCGCCAACACCACGCCAGGCGGGCTGAAGGCCAGGATGCAGAGCGCCTGGAACAGACCGTGATAGCGCTTTTCGTGGGCATCATCCAACTGGTAGGCGATGCCCTGGAATACTTTGCCCATCACCTCGAAAAACTCCTCCAGATCCCCTTCCGCCAAAGCGCAAGCCAAGGCCTGCGCACGGGGGGCCACCTCGCGCACCCGCTTGTCGTGGATGACCTGGAGCAGATGTTCCACGAACGCCGTGCGCACTTCCTTGTTGGGAAACCCCAACCGGTAGGATCCATCTTCCCAGCCGGCGATCGTGAGGTATCCGGTCTGCAACAGCAACGGAAGGACATCCGGCCGATCGGGATCGAGTGTGGACAACGCCGAGGTGGGCAGCATCACGCCTTCCACATCGGCCAACTCCACGTTGCAGGATCGCATGAGCCGCACCAAAAATTCCGGCGTGCCGGTTTCTGTCCAGTAAGCGCCGAAGTCGCGATCGGCCAGGCACCGGCAGGTGGAGAATGGATTGTAGACCGTGGGAGATTCGGCGGCAAACCGAAATCCGTTGTAGTCATTGCGCAGCCGATCCAGCAGTGCCGGCACCGTCAGCTTCCGTCGAACCGCCATCTCTTCCAGATGATCCGCGAAGCAGCCTTCCAGCTCTTCCTGGGTGATCCCACAAAGCGTCGCGTATTCCTCCACCCAGGTGATGTCCTTGAGGTGGTTGAGCTCGGAGAACACGCTGGCCTTGGCCAGGCGGCTCACGCCGGTCAGCAGCAAAAATTCCGGCGAGGCATCCTTGAGGCAACTGTAGAAGGCCCGCAGGTCTTGGCGGTTGTCCTCCAGGATGGACAATTCCTCTTCACTGGCTTGCAACGGCTCGGCGCCACCGTTCGTGCTGAGGAGGGAGGCGTCGCCTCCCGTCTCGATGCGCGAACGCCCGACACCCATCCCTTCCAGATTCTGGAGGATGGGTTTGTCGTATTCGTCGATCAACACGACGGGCCGGGGGCCGCGCATGGATAGCTCGTGCAGCAGTTCCGCAAACCGCAGGTCGGGACTTGAACCGCGCAGCTCCACCCCCAGACGACGCGCCTCGTTGTCCACTTCGAACAACTGGCGTTCGCGCATATCGCCTCGCCTCTGAAACTTTCCGCTCCCGAAGCTGATCCGCACCACGGGATGACGCTTGGTCCAATCCCAGCGGTCGTGGATCCAAAGCCCCCGGAACAACGCTTCGTTGCCTTCGTACAACTCCTTGAGCACGCTCACCAGAAGCGACTTCCCGAACCGGCGCGGCCGCGATAGAAAGACGGCGGTGTTCCCGCTCACCAGTTGGTGGACCAACTGGGTCTTGTCCACATAGGCGAATCCCCGTTCGCGCAGCTGTGCGAAGTCCTGGATCCCGACAGGTAGAGGGGCGAGGCTGGCCATGACCGGGGAATGTAAGAATCGGGAGATCTGGCCCCAGCGCCTCAGGGGGCCATGCAGGAGCCTGCCAGCACCAGGAATGCCACCGTACCGGCAACGGGCGAGTTCACCTTCAGCGCACCTTCACATACCAGTAGAGGGCCACGTTCTTGGGCCGGGTTTCGGTGGTGGTGCGGGGTGTGCCGTTTGGGCCATCAGCAATAGGCTCACGAATGTTTTTCGTTCCACTAAAAACCTCCGCACCATCCTGACCAACATTTGCGCCGTAATTCAAGCCTGAGAAACTGTATCCACTTCCTGGCAAATCGGAAGTCATTCGTGCGCCTTGTGATTGATGCCAATGCCCCTGAAACGCATCCCCCTGGAAGTCCCCCGCCGTCCGCAGCGAGTCGCGCTTGACATAATCCGTC
This DNA window, taken from Fibrobacterota bacterium, encodes the following:
- a CDS encoding AAA family ATPase, whose protein sequence is MASLAPLPVGIQDFAQLRERGFAYVDKTQLVHQLVSGNTAVFLSRPRRFGKSLLVSVLKELYEGNEALFRGLWIHDRWDWTKRHPVVRISFGSGKFQRRGDMRERQLFEVDNEARRLGVELRGSSPDLRFAELLHELSMRGPRPVVLIDEYDKPILQNLEGMGVGRSRIETGGDASLLSTNGGAEPLQASEEELSILEDNRQDLRAFYSCLKDASPEFLLLTGVSRLAKASVFSELNHLKDITWVEEYATLCGITQEELEGCFADHLEEMAVRRKLTVPALLDRLRNDYNGFRFAAESPTVYNPFSTCRCLADRDFGAYWTETGTPEFLVRLMRSCNVELADVEGVMLPTSALSTLDPDRPDVLPLLLQTGYLTIAGWEDGSYRLGFPNKEVRTAFVEHLLQVIHDKRVREVAPRAQALACALAEGDLEEFFEVMGKVFQGIAYQLDDAHEKRYHGLFQALCILAFSPPGVVLAEVPNALGRCDLVLDMPDATWIFEFKRDTDTEKALRQIARKRYATSWEGQLLSDGSPKPVRTVAVTFGAEVRNIVAWDVR